ATTATTAGTTGTGGCTCGTGGACCGGGGTTCGTGATGATGCGACGGCCGCATAGGAAACAATAAGGCCCTTTTTGTCTCTATTTCCTCGCTGATGGATTCTGCTATTCAGTCGCCTTGAAGTATCGAATAGCATTGGATGTGTGTGATGCAAAGTGACCTTAATTAGTGCTTATGTCAACACCGACTAATCACAAGGCTTGCTGTGTTGCCAGTTACTGTAATTAAAGCATCCTTTTCTAAAGGAAAATTAAGAGAAGACGGGACCGCCCGTGACAAGTCATTTGATTTCATGCGATTCGCTCCAGCGATCATCAAGCTCAAAGCATCAAATGTTTAATGTTATGGCGTATTACACCATTATGCCGTATATTTGCACACCTTTTCACAGGAAGTTTGCCAAACAGTTTTTGAGTTGGTTTTAAAATTGGAAGCCCCGGGCCAAATTGGAACTCCCGGGTTTGTCTGTTGGAATTTATACTCGCCAGGAGTACATTCCAACAAATTGAAAGGTTTGAGTGAAGAATTCAAATTTTAGTACCTACTGCGGCTTATGGTCACCTGGATGCTATGTGCTTGGCTCGGTTTGGCCCCGTCAAAATGGTCAGAGCCCGGCGCAGCCCAAACCGCATTCACATCgccgaaaaaggacgacgacaaaTAATTGACTTTTCTGAGCAGGGCTGGGGACGAGTGAACCAGGTTGGGCGGGAGTTTCTGACGGAACTTCACAtgtaccaggggtgttcgttgagaatgagactgtttttaacacacaaaaaNNNNNNNNNNNNNNNNNNNNNNNNNNNNNNNNNNNNNNNNNNNNNNNNNNNNNNNNNNNNNNNNNNNNNNNNNNNNNNNNNNNNNNNNNNNNNNNNNNNNNatcgcaccaaatgcttgtcgagacttgtgtttggaagatcgcagtgctttaaatggtttaaaaaatttcaaaatggcgattttgacctaacaaaaaaaagcgtcgaaggactccaaaaaacggactttctgatgggacagaaaggtgtggtgtttcacaagctcctaaaacctgatggaaacgttaattccgatcgctactgacaacaaatgatcaatttgaaccatgcattgatcgaaaaacgaccaaaaagccgttccagttttaaatggaggcgcctggtggctccGTGAAGTAAGCTGACCatgtgcccaaaaagcaaaactgtttcaggatatcaaatcacttggatggagctgctatcctccccgcgttattcaccagacttggctctttccgaatatcattcattttcatcgatgggacacgtattggctgagcagcccttcgtttttctacgaggaagtcgaaatgggatgactaattagtttacttaaaaaaatgaagaattctttcgtctgggaatccacgatttagcagagagataggagaaatgtatagctagcaatggcacatactttgaacaatgtagaaaatcgcattcaaattttataaacattttttgtgtgttaaaaacagtctcattctcaacgaacaccgATGGCTTTACATGTGAAGTTCCGTCAGAAACTCCCGCCCAACCTGGTTCACTCGTCCCCAGCCCTGCTCAGAAAAGTCAATTAtttgtcgtcgtcctttttcggcGATGTGAATGCGGTTTGGGCTGCGCCGGGCTCTGACCATTTTGACGGGGCCAAACCGAGCTCAGCACATACCATCCAGGTGACCATAAGCCGCAGTAGGTACTAAAATTTGAATTCTTCACTTAAACCTGTCAATTTGTTGGAATGTACTCGCGTACTCCTGGCGAGTATAAATGCCACAGGACAAACGTTTGCCGAATGCGAAGCCCCCACTTTCAAACTACATTTTGGTCTGGGGTTTCCAATTTTACATGGAATCCCAATTTTGTAAATGAAGCTTTCTAATTTTGTGGCATGAAAACTATTTGGAAACTTTCTGTGAAAAGGTTTGTAAATATACGGCATAATGGTAAAATACATAACATTCAACAATGATGCTGTGGTTTGATCATCGCTGGAGCGAATCTCATGAAATCAAATGGCTTATCATTCGCGGTCTCGTCTTCTCGTAATTTTCCTTTAGAAAAGGATGCTTTAATTACAGTAACTGGCAACACAGCAAGCCTTGTGATTAGTCGGTGTTGACATAAGCACTAATTAAGGACACTTTGCATCACACACATCCAATGCTATTCGATACTTCAAGGCGACTGAATGGCAGAATCCATCAGCGAGGAGCATTAGCGAGGAAATAGAGACAAAAAGGGTTCTATTGTTTCCTATGTGACCGGCGTAAACGAGTCCAAACACTACAAACTAACCATTCGAGATCATTTAAACCTCGCTTACTCTGATGGGAGCGACGTTTGCTCATGAGCCTCATTGCTTCATGTTCGCctattcgagcagtttcgagtagCGTTAAGTTTGAGGTTTTAAGGGACGAAAACcgttttacaaataaattgtGAAATGTTTTTGTAGCTAAATGTTGCGTGAAACAATATGGACGGGTGAAAACCCAATCTGTTCCACTGAAGCCTCAACTGTCGATAGGATAGGAGCACATTCAACTCAAATCAGCATTCTCCCGGTAAGTCCCAGTAGGATCCCGGTAAGAACAAACGAATTATCCTCGAGCACGAGTCTCGttctaatttatttcatttacagGATACACAACTCTTAcggtgtccggtggccggctgcTCATCTCATATTAACAAACCGATTCCCCCGGTGGGTGCGCCCTCTGCCCTCTGCTTAATCGCAGATAATCGCTTCTATTCGCGTCCTCTGCGAGCCCGCGGGCCAATCCACTTACGACCCGGGACACTCTCTCACACTTAATCAAATCATTCGCCCCCAATCCACCCCGCATCCAATCGAAGGTCCGACGCAACACGCGCCAAAATTAATCAACTTGCGGCAGAAAATAAGCATAAaacacaccagcagcagcaccactgcggcggcggcggcgatcctCACCGGGTTAAAAGCACACAAACAAATTGGGATTGATAAAAAACCACGTGGCCACATCGCTTAACACCATCGAAGGGGCTAACGCGGTAGCGCTAAGTACAAGGGTGAGTGCGCCGAACTTAGGGACCCAGACCCCCGGCGGCCAACAAGAGCGCAACACGCGCGGGAGTACCACTCTCGGAGGTCGGTGGGCGCCTGGAGGTGAGCCGATAAGAGGAAACTTTGGACCTGAATTATGCACACGAACGGCCAATGCCGAACACCCCGAATGCCGAAGCATTCATTATGCGAGCGAATTTTCCGCGAGTTTTGATGTcgtattatttaatttaaatacatgaatatgaaaatgaagcgCCCGTCCGGGGCGTCCTGCAATGgggaatttaaaattaaaagaaacatgccacatacacacacgggcagGATGTGGAGAGCGCTTTTTTTCCGGGACGCGGAAAGGACGACCACCGGGCGGACAAAAAAGATGccaacggaacacggaaggAAGGCACCGGGATCGTCCGGCGGATGCTCCGGTTCGATGGCGAGTTTTCGGGGCGTGCTTAACAACTcccgcggaaccggaacgaaccgGGTGACCGGGTGAccgggggtggggtgggtaCTCTCATGGAACATGtccacgcggcggcggcgagaggaCCAGCGAGCGGACCCACAACCGGTGCTTGGTCGCGCGGTCGGCTACTGCAGTGCGGAATTTCACACGCACCGGACATGTGTGTGCCGCGGCAGGATGTTTGTCCTGTCGTCGTCCCGGCCCCGACACTCCACACCCGCGACGGCCACAGACCCACGCCGCACCTCtcccgtgctgctgctgctgttggcatGCTTTATGTTTTGCTATCATTTTGCAAtgcaaaccgaaccggccggggccgaacTCCCGTCCTGGTCAGTacccccgggccccgggccccgggccccgggccccgggccccgggccccggaccccgggtGGCCAGGGGCTGTAAATAATGCGTTTATGATCGAGAGCCGACCGgggaccggccccggcccgtaTATGCAAATGAGGGGGCGCCCGCTCGCGCGACGGCGTCTAATTAATTAACTATCACGCGTTCCGGCGCGCGCCGGCGGCCCGAAAGCCAAACGACGGCTCCAACGGGGGTGATTTAAATAGGTGGCGCCCCTGTCGCCGGTCCGCACCGCATCTTGCAGCGCATTTTCGGTGGCGGGGCTTACTTGGGCGATCCTTTCGCGATGGCGCTGCTGTCGAACTGGGCCCGCTTCGCGTCTTCCTGGGTGCAGCCGTCGGTGCAGGTAACGACATCGCACGTCGACTCGGTCCCGTTTCGTCGGCCGACGATCACCGTGGCCATCTGCAGTGCCTGGGAAAAAGgaggaagggagagagagcggagaGTGGGTGAATTAATGGTAGCAAACAATTAGTGGCCACGGTTGGCAGGCTTAGGGCGGTTCGGGGGCAGTTCGAAGCCACCACACACGCCTCGGATCCTTCGGCCAAATTCCGGAGCTCGCGTTTTTGGTGCAGCAAAGCAGGAAGCCCGCaagaattaattattttctaatAAACATTCGATacgggcgtgcgtgcgttaGAGGCAACAGTCACTTTTGGTACGGGCCTTGGGAGAAGAAATGGGTCCACATCGAGGCCGGACGCTTCCGGATGCGTTTGAGTTTTGGGCTGCAAAATCCCTACTCCGCGAAATGTTACTACTACGAGCAGCAATATTACTAAATGTGTTCgaatcaaaatttaataaaacgtCCGGAGTCGACTGTCCAATGCATGCTTTGTCCGTTGTCCGTTTGGTCTTATCCTGTTCCGGAGTCGCCGCTTCGGCTAGTTTCCGGTGCTCGCGTGAGTTAGCCAAAGGAAGTTGATAGTCTATAAAGATAAACTCTCGGGGGTAGTCTTGATGGAGGCCTGATGGGGTTCAACCCAAGAATCGACCATTAAAAGGATCTTTGACAatggtaaaaataaatgcaataaGTGTATTAAATCCATCACAGTTCGATAACCGGTTCCAAACtatttcgagcagttcgttACCGGTTCGTTATACTGATCGAGCATTGAGCAGCTCTAGCTAGCGAATAGTAGGCATTGGACTTGCATCGCACCGTTCGAAAAATCTGAATAGCGGGCTACTTACGCTATTTCATATTTCAAAAGCCATACCATAGCCATAGCGGTCAAcgacacacaacaacacaacaacggtCAACGATTTCCATTACTTTCTAGCTTTCAACCCTTCGAATTACCGACGGTAAGTAAACATTTAGTTAAACTAAAGTCTGTTCTCTTAACGCGGCTTTTGTCGTCGAAAAAACTCCCCTCTCAATCCGTATCTCCCGTGAAGGTCTCTAATCGTGTCATAATCATCACCTTGCGTCGTAACCGGGATTCTACTGCAAAATCAATCGGATCCCGGAAACACACCCATAGGCACCCCATAAAGCTTTCAGCGTAAAGGGCCATAAAAACCCGCCAGAAAATGAGTAAAGATTCTGAAGTGTTTGCCCATCCCCCCGGTCGGCCGATCCGTGCCGTTTGTCTTAACCCCTGAGTGATGTCCCCCACCAAACATCACTCCACTCTGGTGGTATCGCCGCCGGCCTCCGAAACCCCGACTCTTTTATGATGTTTACGGACCCCGGTGGGACACCCGGCTGCGGCGGAAGCCGTAACGCATGTCCGCCCTGTGTTCGCCTGTCAGCGAAAGCACGGCGCGTTGTCGTCTTCCGCGGCGATAAAAGTGCGCGCCAACAAGTGTTATTCTTTAATCAACGCCAACCGACCCCGAAATGGCTGTCGATAAATGGCGAGGACCATATACCGATAACACCAAGGGCCAccgtcgctgtcgtcgtcgtcgtcgtcgattgaTAAATCGATTCCAATGACGAGGGCACCGCTGGGTCCCCGTCGGTGGTCCGGGTTTTAACAGTTTTACAACCTCACAACGGGCCGTCGATTTCCCTTTTCGCGACATGCTTGTTGACAGATGTCTGACACCgagcggcggccccggccaggCCATCGTTAATAATCGGCTCGAATTGCGGCCCAAAATGGCGGCCCACTTTGAAGGCTGGttgaaaccggaaacggcaatTTTCCTGGTGACACACGACCCGGTCTTCCTGGGCACCGTCGTTATTAATTTCGCTTTATCAAcattttgcttcgattttCCCAATCATGCACATGCACTAATGACTGTCACGATGGGCGATCCAGTCAACTGCCCCACCGGAAAGGCAATCATCGCTCAACTAATTACACCTGGACCCCGATCTGAGGGTGATGATTTGAACTGCGCACCACCACAGCGCGTCCTGTAATTCGACACGAAAGCGATGTCCAACTTGAGGCGTCCCGAAACTCTCGTACAGGAACATTCAAAATTAAACGGTACACCATCCCATCATCGTCGGGACGCACCTGTTCGAACCCActccgtccatccgtccgtccaaCTGACCATCGACACGGGTCACATACAAGGGTTTTTCCGATCCGAACACCGTTTCGGGGCGAGCGAGCCCCAAACAACCGACCCCAAAAATTCACctcatcggccaccggttgcgcTGTAGACTGGACGGCATCGGCTACTACTTACCATCGGCAGGACGAACCCATCGTTGTAGTCGACATGCTCGCCGATTAGATTGACCCGCCCGGGAGCGCAGGCGGCCAGGTCCGGTTCGGCACCGAACGTGTTGCGGAATGTTTCGATTGATGTTTTAACAACCTCATCCAAACTAATCACCCTCGAGAGCATTTCGATGCCGTCCGCCACCCGCTGGGTCCtggagagagagcgagagcgagagtgagtaGCGGTAAGAAATTGGGGCAcatggttccggtttttttaaAGATTAAATTCACAAAGTGCAACCAGAATGCCGACGTGGAtgcggttttttgtttgttaattaatCATATCCACCCCCCCGGGTCTGCATTGAGCtaaattggaaacaaattaGATTACAAGCAATCAGCATCGAAATTAACGCAGCGCCGTGCCTCCCCCCAGGACTGATTGACAGCTTGTCACCGGCAGTGAATCGAATTATTGTGACGCGCGCGATTATTGGGTGGACCGAACCCCCCGGACGCGTGACGTTTCACGTTTGTTGGGCCATTCGTTTTcgaccattttctttccattttctcgtccggcttccgggcttttttttccccggccaaccggaaacAACGTGGCACACCGGAATGGCGTGTGTTTGGAACGCTCTGTATAATCGGCCAAATGGCTGCAAAGCGCTGTCAAACGCAgacctctgtgtgtgtgtgtggtggccgcagGCTTCGATTTGATTAGCGCCGGCATAACCTCCGGCCCGGGCTGCAATCAGTGCTGAtcaatttcgttttcaattaGCGGAAACAAATACACCAGAGGGCTCCaactggccgaccggccgtcCCCGACCGCGAAAAGTCGGTCCGGCGGCGGTCGATCGGTGTGTTTTTAGGGAACAAAACCGACgtaattaaatgcaattaCTGCGTTTCTGCGTTGGGGTCGcgtttttatttgcctttCGTGCACTCCGCACAATGCATTCATCAAAAGTGCATGCGCGTTGGGCAAAAACATTGTGAAAAACCGATACAACAAACGGTTAGTGGATCGCACTTCGGAGTAGCTGCACTCCATTGAATCGAGCAACAAAAAGAGTAGCGGCGAAACCGAATCAATAGAAACCACAACGAAgggaaattattatttaatcaCGCGCGATGCGTTGCGGCAACCAATTTCGAGCACAATCGAGCAGAAAGATACAAAATTCCCTTAAAAACGAGTGCTCTTTGTGAACGCACATTTTAATGTCGGGACGACCTGGGGATACGCTACGATCACTTCTTTCCACTGACTGATTGCGACGGATCTCCGTCTTTACACGGTGCAATAAACACTTCCAGTCTGTGCCGGACAATTCACAACTACGACACCATCATGACAACAAGCTAAGCCTTCGGGGGGATTGCACCAGAACCAGCCGTGTTAAGTGTAGCTCCACGACTACCATACTTGGCCGCGTGGTGTGTCTATCACTCAGCCGATTAGCCCGTTGACATCGGTGCGAAGTAGACGATAAGAAGAATTATGCCCGGCTTGAAGTGTACCAGACACTGCCACCAACACGAGCAACAGCTAGGGAACTGTCGATAAAGAACGCATTATTCGCTGAGCTGATAATAGACGCACTCGCACTTCTCCCCCGAGAGAGGCTCACGATGCAAGAGGATTAGACTCGGCAGTAGATTTACCGCAAGTCGTTGGTTGTGCTCAAAAGGCAAGATATTCCAAAGCAGTGGAAGATACGTGAAGTATCTTAAAGAAGGCGGGAGGCTCTTCCAAGAATTAGGATAGGAGCATCAAACATTACGATATTAGAACAAACCTAATATCATACTAGTAGTGAATGTTATAATAAATGCTTGTAAAACTATGGAAAATATTCAGTTCTGCAGCACAAATAGCGTTGGGCTCTTTGCGCCTGAATGTAGACTATTCGCATGGCACAGGCAACAAGTTCACTATGGCTGCGtactttttttgctgcatgcgatttaaaaaacggaaatggaaataaaaacttcagggtgtatcaaaagtttgtgtgattttgaaaaaaatatttcgagAATcactaataataatacaatacaataGGTTGAACGTGTGTATTACAcgtaaaatgttgaatttattcaaaacacatgcaaagcaaacagaaacgttgaaaaaagtccgtaGATATGTCCCGAATATCCGCCTTTTGTTTTCAACACCGtgaaaacaaactttcaaTAAGATCCAGCGGCCCACGGGGGACTATTCAAAAGTCGTGGAGTCACCATTGCGGAATAACAATTTCGCTGCGAcattttgaagcaa
This genomic stretch from Anopheles cruzii unplaced genomic scaffold, idAnoCruzAS_RS32_06 scaffold00396_ctg1, whole genome shotgun sequence harbors:
- the LOC128276057 gene encoding galactokinase-like, whose amino-acid sequence is TQRVADGIEMLSRVISLDEVVKTSIETFRNTFGAEPDLAACAPGRVNLIGEHVDYNDGFVLPMALQMATVIVGRRNGTESTCDVVTCTDGCTQEDAKRAQFDSSAIAKGSPK